In one Leptospira fletcheri genomic region, the following are encoded:
- a CDS encoding tetratricopeptide repeat protein → MKTRARILFLFCLFALTGIADAQQQEVLRADTEMYGVAGSINVEILKDGKSVRIIWEPPRETGEIIVARSPSVIDVPEKCYIADSLGKFPSGIANGVNQIYDYNLRPGTYYYAVVLSHHVRKKDLKLVANRNFTTIPIVIEQTKDNSNPPTEDDKRKSLADDARVTDISVKREGKYLRVSWEPIRAGLSGETIYTVYRSAEPLSSLSLMRKAEKLAEVSHPENTFLDQDLHKSQTLYYGVSVKQGLKEVIPLIQNQSFVRQFYVYDQDKRKPPGQDDSVTRPDYSFDEMHVKDLNAATVDGGFRLDWKAPENPDENTIYSVYQAAKPLSGGLATFLGGNVRKLGEVSHPETSVMVRMKPSKSTVYFGVTVKRGDKEDFTLSQDSSYVAVAGSGEGQTAEQEANKEPTSDNGNKNSLAGNSLSDEELNRILKATYWKKDFSEAIRQLAAYEQVENPDLRGKAKFFVGLSYYNSGEYRRALQYFVQKEVKSYNPDRTEFWTKHCLAKIGGGRH, encoded by the coding sequence ATGAAGACCCGCGCTCGGATTCTATTCTTATTCTGCCTTTTTGCGCTAACCGGTATAGCGGACGCTCAACAGCAGGAAGTTTTGCGTGCGGATACCGAAATGTACGGTGTTGCAGGTTCCATAAACGTGGAAATTCTAAAGGACGGTAAATCCGTTCGGATCATCTGGGAACCTCCCCGAGAGACGGGCGAGATCATCGTCGCTAGGAGTCCTAGCGTGATTGATGTTCCCGAAAAATGCTATATCGCGGATTCTCTGGGTAAATTTCCGAGCGGGATTGCGAACGGCGTAAATCAAATTTACGATTATAATCTCCGACCGGGGACGTATTATTATGCGGTTGTATTATCCCATCACGTCCGAAAAAAAGATCTCAAACTCGTCGCAAATAGGAACTTTACTACGATTCCGATCGTGATAGAACAAACCAAAGACAACTCGAATCCGCCTACCGAGGATGATAAGAGGAAAAGTCTTGCTGACGATGCGCGTGTGACGGACATTTCGGTAAAACGGGAAGGGAAATATCTTCGAGTCTCCTGGGAACCGATCCGAGCGGGGCTTTCAGGAGAAACCATCTACACGGTGTATCGATCTGCGGAGCCGCTTTCTAGTCTAAGTCTGATGCGCAAGGCGGAAAAGTTAGCCGAAGTCTCCCATCCCGAAAACACCTTTTTAGATCAGGATCTCCATAAGTCCCAGACTTTATATTACGGAGTTTCCGTTAAGCAGGGATTGAAAGAAGTCATTCCGCTGATACAGAACCAATCTTTTGTCCGTCAATTTTACGTTTATGATCAGGACAAAAGAAAGCCTCCGGGGCAGGATGATTCCGTCACTCGACCGGACTATTCTTTCGACGAAATGCACGTGAAAGATTTGAATGCGGCTACCGTAGACGGTGGATTCCGATTGGATTGGAAGGCTCCGGAGAATCCGGATGAAAATACGATCTATTCCGTTTATCAAGCCGCCAAACCTTTGTCAGGTGGTCTCGCCACCTTTTTGGGCGGAAACGTCAGAAAATTAGGGGAGGTTTCCCATCCGGAAACGAGCGTAATGGTCCGGATGAAACCCTCCAAAAGTACCGTATATTTCGGTGTCACGGTCAAACGCGGAGACAAGGAAGATTTTACCCTTTCGCAAGATAGTTCTTATGTAGCAGTCGCAGGCTCGGGAGAAGGACAAACGGCCGAACAGGAAGCCAATAAGGAACCGACATCCGACAACGGAAATAAAAATTCTCTGGCAGGAAATTCTTTGTCGGATGAGGAATTGAATCGGATCCTAAAAGCGACGTATTGGAAAAAGGATTTTTCGGAAGCGATTCGACAGTTGGCTGCATATGAACAAGTCGAGAACCCAGATCTCCGCGGAAAGGCGAAATTTTTTGTCGGCCTGTCTTATTATAATAGCGGAGAATACAGAAGGGCACTGCAATATTTCGTTCAAAAAGAAGTGAAATCCTATAACCCGGATCGGACCGAGTTTTGGACCAAGCATTGTCTCGCAAAGATCGGCGGAGGAAGGCATTGA
- a CDS encoding metalloenzyme, with protein sequence MIFYVFIDGIGFGENDPEKNPFSRYAKGIFLPLGGKNLPPDSPPRLRELVYLRTDASMGIKGLPQSATGQTSLWTGINACRVLNRHMSGFPTFTLKRIIAKYSIVKILEERGFKADLLNCYTPGFTEHVKKNPRQVSASTLIQLAGNKSLKGMDDLRAGKGLYMDISRDFLRKFGRDYIDKEDPILEKQDPYKTGKEIVPAVRADHTLCIYEYFLTDKVGHKMSWTGAERCIEDLEEFLLGVLEAMDPEEDQLILTSDHGNLEDLSVDVHTLNSVPTILYGRYTEQMKDKILQLKDIPHAIYDCLGIELAMSEEEFIKVSGESEMADSKTSI encoded by the coding sequence ATGATTTTTTACGTTTTTATCGATGGGATCGGATTCGGGGAAAACGACCCGGAAAAAAACCCTTTTTCCAGATATGCAAAGGGGATTTTTCTCCCCCTAGGAGGAAAAAACCTCCCGCCAGATTCCCCACCTCGCTTAAGAGAATTGGTCTACTTGAGGACAGACGCGTCTATGGGAATCAAGGGACTCCCGCAAAGCGCCACAGGCCAAACTTCTCTCTGGACGGGAATCAACGCATGTCGCGTCTTAAACCGGCACATGAGCGGTTTTCCCACCTTCACACTGAAACGCATCATCGCCAAATATTCCATCGTGAAAATTCTGGAAGAGCGTGGCTTTAAGGCCGACCTACTGAACTGCTATACCCCCGGATTTACGGAGCACGTAAAGAAAAACCCGCGTCAAGTTTCGGCTTCCACTTTGATCCAATTGGCCGGAAATAAATCCCTGAAAGGAATGGACGATTTACGAGCCGGAAAAGGGTTATATATGGATATCAGCAGAGATTTCCTTCGAAAATTCGGCCGCGATTATATAGACAAAGAGGATCCGATCCTGGAAAAACAGGATCCATACAAAACGGGAAAGGAGATCGTACCGGCAGTAAGAGCGGATCATACATTGTGCATATACGAATATTTTTTAACCGATAAAGTCGGACATAAAATGAGTTGGACCGGTGCGGAACGTTGCATCGAGGATTTGGAAGAATTCCTTTTAGGCGTGTTAGAGGCCATGGATCCGGAGGAGGACCAACTCATCTTAACCTCGGATCACGGTAATCTGGAAGATTTAAGCGTCGACGTTCATACTTTAAATTCGGTTCCGACGATCCTGTACGGTAGATACACGGAGCAAATGAAGGATAAGATCCTGCAATTAAAAGATATTCCCCATGCGATCTACGATTGTCTGGGTATAGAATTGGCGATGTCCGAAGAGGAATTCATCAAAGTTTCCGGGGAATCCGAAATGGCGGATTCCAAAACTTCTATCTAG
- a CDS encoding tetratricopeptide repeat protein — protein sequence MNRSIILVTGFLFICAGLLTGIYTALIQENDGGNRSVLEKIREGEEYLKHSNAKSTEKALDIFSELSAKELPTQFVFRIKYDLGRALEKTNDKMLALGIYRELNQKDDLSREERAKVAYGLGNLLLKLNRDEEGKGHLEEVLRISGDNKLRSNALSAIADYYMKKGNYELSRKNYVLALQEDPENVKARVRWGKSLRKMGRDWSAYDVYEDYVQADAYFDKDKSSVDSEFRTGLLEKGRQLYFRKQYYGAIDALKKALDLGVSEKAREQAWYFIAESYDSLGKSDSALQYLNKILENSDSTMDQTALFRKGTIYFRRGNYEKAASIFQEANDRNHDNALGRKAAAWKKEALDQIEDDLNYRDGSSAKAKPAQDDSTDDDWKY from the coding sequence TTGAACCGTTCCATCATATTAGTAACCGGATTCTTATTCATATGCGCCGGTTTACTGACCGGTATTTATACCGCATTGATTCAGGAGAACGACGGCGGAAACAGAAGCGTTCTCGAAAAGATACGGGAAGGCGAGGAGTATCTTAAACATTCCAACGCTAAATCCACCGAAAAAGCTTTGGATATTTTCTCCGAACTTTCCGCTAAAGAACTTCCGACCCAATTCGTTTTCCGTATAAAATACGATCTAGGCAGAGCATTAGAAAAAACGAACGATAAAATGTTGGCCCTAGGTATATATCGAGAGTTGAATCAGAAGGATGATCTTTCCCGTGAGGAGAGAGCGAAAGTCGCCTACGGGCTCGGCAATCTGTTGTTGAAATTGAATCGGGACGAGGAAGGAAAGGGGCATTTGGAGGAAGTATTACGGATTTCCGGAGATAATAAACTGCGCTCCAACGCTCTTTCCGCTATCGCCGATTATTATATGAAGAAAGGAAACTATGAACTCTCCAGAAAGAATTACGTTCTCGCGTTACAAGAGGATCCGGAAAACGTAAAGGCTCGGGTTCGCTGGGGAAAATCTCTACGGAAAATGGGCCGGGACTGGTCCGCATACGACGTCTACGAAGATTACGTACAAGCTGATGCTTACTTCGACAAAGATAAGAGTTCCGTGGATTCCGAATTCAGGACGGGATTGCTGGAGAAAGGAAGGCAACTTTATTTCCGTAAACAATATTACGGAGCGATCGATGCTCTGAAAAAAGCTCTTGATCTAGGGGTCAGCGAAAAAGCCAGGGAACAGGCTTGGTATTTTATCGCGGAGAGTTACGATTCACTAGGCAAATCGGATTCCGCATTACAATATTTGAATAAGATTTTGGAAAACTCCGATTCCACTATGGACCAGACCGCTTTATTCCGGAAAGGGACCATTTATTTTAGACGAGGAAATTACGAAAAGGCTGCGTCCATATTCCAGGAAGCGAACGACAGGAATCATGACAATGCACTCGGTAGGAAAGCCGCAGCATGGAAGAAAGAGGCTCTGGATCAGATCGAGGACGATTTGAATTACAGGGACGGAAGTTCCGCAAAAGCGAAGCCCGCGCAAGATGATTCCACGGACGACGACTGGAAATACTAG